The DNA window TTTCATACTTTGCTTCCGGATATCTGTATTTCGGATTACACCGAACCAACGATGGATGGATATTCCGTGAATGTGCTCCTAATGCCACTTGTATTTATATGATTGGTACATTCAGTGACTGGCAGGAAAAAGAATCTTATAAATTACAACGCATTGGTAATGGGAATTGGGAATTGAAATTACCTGCCGATGCGTTGAAACATGGTGAGTTATATAAACTAAAAATCTTCTGGGAGGGAGGACAAGGTGAACGTATTCCTGCATGGGCAACACGTGTAGTGCAGGATGATGTTACCAAAATATTTTCCGCTCAAGTATGGTCTCCTGAAGAAGCTTTTCAGTTTAGTAAAACACCATTTATTCCTAAAAAAGATCCGCTTTTAATCTATGAGTGCCATATCGGTATGGCTCAGCAAGAGGAAAAGGTAGGAACTTACAATGAATTCCGGGAAAAAATACTTCCACGAATAGCAAAGGCAGGATACAACTGTATTCAGATTATGGCTATTCAGGAACATCCTTATTACGGAAGTTTTGGTTATCACGTATCCAATTTCTTTGCAGCATCTTCGCGTTTCGGAACTCCTGAAGAGTTGAAGCTGCTGATTGATACAGCTCACGGATTAGGTATTGCTGTGATTATGGATATTGTTCATTCTCATGCAGCCAAGAATGAAATAGAAGGATTAGGAAACTTTGCTGGCGATCCATATCAGTACTTCTATCAAGGTGCTAAAAGAGAACATCCGGCATGGGATTCACTTTGCTTTGATTACGGCAAGGACGAGGTTCTTCATTTCTTACTTTCCAACTGTAAATTCTGGATGAATGAGTACAAGTTTGATGGATTTCGTTTCGATGGTGTAACTTCCATGCTTTATCACAGTCATGGTTTAGGAGAAGCATTTGTTGGCTATGGCGATTATTTCAATGGCCATCAGGATGACAATGCCATATGTTACCTTACATTGGCAAACAGGCTTATACACGAGGTAAATCCTGAGGCTATAACTATTGCCGAAGAAGTATCTGGTATGCCCGGATTAGCTGCTAAAACCGAAGATGGTGGGTATGGGTTTGATTACCGTATGGCAATGAATATTCCAGATTACTGGATAAAGACAATCAAGGAAAAAATTGACGAGGACTGGAAACCTTCATCTATATTCTGGGAAGTAACCAATCGTCGTAAAGACGAAAAAACTATTTCCTATGCAGAAAGTCATGATCAGGCGTTAGTGGGTGATAAAACTCTTATATTCCGCTTAATTGATGCTGATATGTATTGGCATATGCAGAAAGGTAGCGAAAACTACACTGTAAATCGGGGAATAGCTCTTCATAAAATGATCCGTTTGGTTACTGCTACTACAATCAATGGTGGATATCTCAACTTCATGGGGAATGAATTTGGCCATCCGGAATGGATTGATTTTCCGCGTGAAGGTAATGGATGGTCATGTAAATATGCACGTCGTCAATGGGATCTTGTAGATCGTAAAACGTTGGTTTATCACTATTTGGCCGATTTTGATCAACAAATGATTGAATTGGTTGAAGGTGTTAAAGATTTCCAGAGTCTTCCAATTGAAGAAATATGGCATAATGATGGTGATCAGATATTGGCATATAAACGTGAAGACCTGGTTTTTGTATTCAACTTTAATCCGGCTAAATCATTTACCGATTATGGCTTCCTTGTTGCTCCGGGCTCGTATAGTGTTGTACTAAATACCGATGCTAAGGAATTTGGCGGAAATGGATTGGCAGATGACAATATTAAGCATTTAACTAATTTTGATCCGTTATATAAAGGTGAAAATAAAGAGTGGTTAAAACTATATATTCCGGCCCGCTCTGCAGTAGTATTGCGTAAAACAGAATAGTTTATGTATAGTTATAACTCTCATTTAGAAAAGAAAACCACTCGTACAATCTCTTGTGTGAGTGGGTTTCTTTTTATTTTATTTAGCTTTGTTTATCTGGCTGTAAGTTTCCGATATTTATTATACATAACAGAGGACTTATCTCTTTTTACTTATGACATTCCTTTCTTTCTGGAAAAAGTAAGTAAACCGGGAGGAATACTTCTTTATATTGCTTCTTTTTTTACTCAATTCCTCTGTTATCCCTGGATAGGAGCACTTATTATTATTGCATTTCTGCAACTCATTCAGTGGCTCATTCACAGATCGTTTGACTTTAACAGGAAGTATTTTATAATCTCGTATATACCGTCGTTCCTTCTTTTGATAATTATCACAGATGCAGGACGCTCGCTTTATCTGATGACTCATCTGGAGTCTATTTTTACTTATGTACTTAGCATTTTTTTTCTGCTGCTAAGCTATTATTCTTTTATAAACATACAAGATCCCCGAAAAAGCCTCATAACTCTCTGCTGGCTAATTCCATTGTTGTTTTTTGGACTTTCGGGTAGTGCAGCAATTTTCTTTTCTGGGCTAATCCTTTTATGCGGAATATTATCAAAAAGAAATAGCAATATTTTCTCTATTTGTTTATTCTCTTTGGGGCTAATCGGACTTTCGTTTCTTCTGGCAAAATATTTATTATATCCGTATTTCACTACCAATCAGGTTTTGTTTGGCATTCATCCTATAACCCCGGTAGATTATAAAACAGAGAAACTGTTGCCGCATCTGTTGCTTTTACTATTTTTCGTGTTAATTGCAATCAGGCAAATGTTTCCTCCAATGGGAAACAGAATTACTTCCTATGCCCGATGGATATACACAAATATAATTGGATTACTTATTTTGTCGGCACTTACGGCTATGCTGGCCAATTGTAATGATGACTTCAGATACGAGATGGTGATAGATCGTAGTATACAAAACAGAAACTATAACAAAGCTTTACGGGCAGGGCAGGATGCTCCTCATCCTACCAGAGAAATGACCGTGCTTCGTAATACAGCTTTAGTTCTTTCGGGGCATGCAGGAGATAAAATGTTTGAATACACACAGGATTATAAATCTGATGGCCTGTTCTTTGATTATAATAAAGATAAACCATCATATCCGGGTGGTGCTATGATTTATTTCTATTTAGGAGCTAAACATCTTGCTACAGAATGGGCAAACAATGATTATCTTAAAAATAGAAATTCATTCAGAATGCTAAAGGATTATGTGCTTATTGCTACTGCAAACGGACACTTAAATGCAACAAAGCAAACTGCGCAAATACTGGATAATACATTATTTCATCGTGATTTTGCAAAAGAACTTTATGAAATAATAGCAGATACTACTATTCTTATAAATAAGGATCAGGTATTTGGTGGCATTAAGCAACGGTTATCTGATAACTACTATCCGTTTCCAACTAAAGGGAATTATGATAAGTTTATCTGCAATTTCTATCGCGATAATCAGGATAATAAAGTGGCATACGAGTATTACTTAATGTCTGCTCTGCTCGATAAGAATGTTGAGAAAATAAGCTGGGGTCTGAAGCGTTACTGGAACTATTATAAGAAAACCATGCCAAAGCATTATGCAGAAGCGGCTGTGCTATGCAATTATATAAATAAAGCTCCGGTGGTATATGCAAATAAGGTAACTTTGGATAAGTTCAAAGAGTTTCTTAAACTAAAGAAAGTACAAAACAATTCTGCAACCGAAGCAAATGTAATGCGTAAAAAGTACGGAGATACATACTGGTGGTATTATTTTTATAAATGAGTTCGCTGATTTCTGTAACTAATTAGATATCAGGTAAAACTCTTTATTTATGGTGCTTTCAGAGTTGTTCTATTGTTAAAAATATAATTCTTGTAAATTAAGTATAAATGCATAATATTACCTTTGCATTTGCACTTAATTTACAAAGAAATCCTAAATCAATGAGTTATCTTGAAGAAACTGCTTTGTTTCTGGATATAAATCTAATAATTTTCTGTCTAATTTATCAACATAACTATATATTTCAACAAAGTAGCCGAAAGCATTCTTCTCTGCAAAGTCTTTTTGAGCTTCTAGTTGCAAAAATGGGATATTTGAAATATTAACAAATTCTTCTTTTATGTTTTGTGGATCAGTGAGAGAACCTTTTAAAATATGCATTTTAGCCTCTTTGAAGAGCTTCTTTGAATAACAAGCATGTGAAAATGGATTCCTAAATTTGTTTTTTAAATAGTTTAATCTTTGAACTTCATCTTGGGTTATTAATCTCTTGCTTTCACATTGTTTAATAGCGTCACATAAATTCTTTTCATCATATTCTTTAACTTCTGCTTCAAATGTTTTGTCCATTGGCTCGTTTTCATCAAAACATCTTCCATTTGAGTCAATAGTTATAAGAGCTTGTTTAAGCATATTCTCAAATAAATGATTTGTAAGTGTAATAGCTGCTTGATTAGCATTGATTATTAGGCAATCACAAATTTCAGAAATGACATATGTCAATTGATTTAATACATGCAACTCGCAAAACTTGATTGAAACTAATTTCCTTTTAGTTTCATCAACTATCAAATGCTTACTTAAATATTGCAAAGCATCTTGTGCTTTTTCTTCAGAAAGTAATTTTACTGAATAACTTAAGTTTATTTTCATATTAATTTTTATTGGATAGATTTTAAGATTTGTATTTGCAAATGTATACTATATTTTATACAATGTAACTCTGAAATTAAGAGATATAAAAATCCTCTCAGCTTAATTGTTGAGAGAATTTTTATATTGATTTTATAATGATGTAATATAATGATTTGTAATTTTTATTGATGGTGCTATTTTAAAAATAGATTTACTGACATTTTGTATCAATATTTTATAATGAGTCCCCATATATTAGTTTATTCAATTAATGACCAAGCTAATATAAGGGGAATATTCTTTTAAGAGGTTTTAATCTCTTTGATTTCTGGTTTTGAGTTTTACTTTGAGAAAGCCTCTTTTTTTGATATTTGATTATTTACTCGAATGTTTCATATCTTGTGGTGAGTAATTTACGGTCTCCCAGCGTATTGTCCACACGGGCTACGTTTATCCAGAACTTATTATCGCGTACTGATTGAATAGGATAAGCGGCCTTTTCACGAGAATATGCGTGCGACCAATTATCAGCCACCACTTCATATTCGGGGTGAGGAGCATTTACAAGAACATTATCTGCTTTGTCGGCAGTGCCATCCTTCACTTCCTGAATTTCCTGATAGATGGACAACATTACATCTACAAAATTATCCAGTTCGGCAAGGCTTTCGCTTTCTGTTGGCTCAACCATTAATGTGCCATGAACAGGGAAGGAGAGAGTAGGAGCATGGTATCCATAATCCATCAATCGCTTGGCAATATCATTTTCTGTAATACCTGTCTCGTTAGAAATATTACGGCATTCAAGAATCATTTCATGACCCACGAAGCCATTGGCTCCTCTATAAACAATACCATAAGTATCTTTCAGACGAGCAGCCAGATAGTTGGCATTTAGAATAGCAATAGCCGTTGCTTGCTTTAAGCCTTCAATTCCCATCATTCGGATATATCCGTAAGTGATTGGTAAAACGCCGGCACTTCCATACGGAGCAGAGGAAACTGTATTCTGAGAAGATCCAAAGAATGGATGTTCAGGCAAGAACGGAACAAGATGTTTAGCCACGCAAATAGGGCCTACGCCAGGACCACCACCACCATGAGGAATGGCAAATGTTTTATGTAGGTTAAGATGACAGACATCTGCACCAATTGTCCCCGGGTTGGTATATCCTACCTGAGCGTTCATGTTTGCTCCATCCATGTAGACTTGTGCACCGTAGGAGTGAATAATGGCACAGATTTCTTTAATCTCAGTTTCAAAAATACCGTGAGTAGAAGGATAGGTAATCATCAAAGCAGCCAGATCGTCTTTATTCTCTTCTGCTTTAACGCGAAGATCATCCATATCAACGTTGCCAAATTCATCGCAGGCACAGATAATTGGGGTGAATCCCGCCTGAACAGCCGATGCCGGATTGGTTCCGTGAGCTGATGCCGGAATTAAAACTTTACTACGATTACCTTTACCTCTGCTGATAAGATAAGTACGAATAACACGAAGTCCGGTATATTCTCCTGCAGCACCTGAATTGGGCTGGAAACTTACACCTGCAAAGCCAGTAATCTGTTTCAGATATTCGCCTAAGTTATAGATAAGTTCGCTGTAACCTTCTACCTGCTCTTCTGGAGCAAAAGGATGTATGCCCGAAAATGAAGGGTTCGACAATGGGAACAACTCGGCAGCAGCGTTTAGCTTCATGGTGCAAGATCCCAGAGATATCATGGTATGAGCCAATGAGATATCCTTTCTATCAAGGCGCTTGATGTATCTCATCATCTCAGTCTCTGTGTGATACTGACTGAAAATAGGATGAGTAAGGAATGTACTTTTACGTTTAAACGATTCTTTCAGTGAGCCATTCTCAGGAATAGAGGTTACTTCTGCAAACTCTTTTTCTGCCGCAATCGAGAAAATGGTAAGCAGAACATTTACATCATGAATATCTGTTGTTTCGTCAACACTGATTCCCACATCTCCATTATCAAAATAGCGCAGGTTAACTTTTTTGCTTTGAGCGATTGTACGCATCTGACTGGCAGAAACCTGATCGGTAAGTGATAAGCGGATTGTGTCGAAGTATTGTTCGTTTTGCTGCTTATATCCTAACTTCTTTAATATTTTGTTTATATAGGTAGTTGTCTGATGTATGCGGTTGGCTATGTTCTTTAAACCCTCAGCACCATGGTAAACAGCGTAGAATCCGGCCATGGTTGCAAGCAAAGCCTGAGAAGTACAAATGTTTGAAGTAGCTTTTTCACGCTTAATGTGTTGTTCACGTGTCTGCAATGCCATGCGGTAGCAAAGTTTACCATATTTATCTTTCGACCAGCCAATGATTCGTCCCGGCATACTTCTTTTAAACTCATCGCGTGTAGCAAAGTAAGCAGCAGAAGGGCCTCCGTAATACATTGGGATACCTAATCGCTGAGTTGAGCCGAAAACGATATCTGCTCCCCATTCTCCGGGAGGAACAAGCAGTGCCAGACTAAGTATGTCGGCAGCTACGGAAACTTTACATCCCGCTGCATGAGCTTTTTCGGTGAAGCCACGATAGTCTTCCACATTACCGTCTGAGTTTGGATATTGAATAATACAGCCAAATACATCGGGCGTAAATTCAAATTGCTTGTAATCTCCGGTGAGCACAACTATTCCCTGAGGAACAGCACGGGTATTAATTACCGCATGTGTCTGCGGAAAAACCTTTTCATCAACAAAAAGAATATTAGCGCCATTCTTTTGCTGCTCACGAGAACGCAGTCCGTACATCATGTTTGCAGCTTCTGCGGCAGCAGTTGCCTCGTCGAGCAGTGAACAGTTTGCCAAAGGCATTGCCGTTAAATCTGATATAACGGTCTGGAAATTCATTAAAGCTTCCAGGCGTCCTTGCGAAACTTCTGTCTGATATGGTGTATAAGAAGTATACCATACGGGATTTTCGAGCACGTTTCGCTGAATAACAGCAGGAGTAATAGTGTCATACCACCCCATACCAATATAGGTAGTAAAAATCTTATTTTTTGCTCCTAGTTTGCAAATGTGCTCAGTAAAAAGACGTTCCGTCATCGGAGCAGGAAGACTTACTTGTTTCTTCAAGCGAATATTTGAAGGAATTGTTTGGTTAATCAGTTCATCCAGGCTTTTTACACCAATGGTATTGAGCATGTGTTCCATATCTTTCTCTTCAATACCGATATGTCGGTTAGATAATAGATCTGTTTTCATAGTATTATGTTTTCTTAAAGTATAGTTATATTTTGGTTCTTTACCTATCTGAAAAAAGGATTCTCGGTTTTCTCAATTCCTATTGTTGTAGGAGCTCCGTGACCGGGATAAACAACTGTATCATTTGGCAAAATAAAGAGACGACTACAAATGTTTTCCAGCAATTCGTCGAAGTTACCTCGTGCAAGATCGGCACGCCCTATGCTTCCCTGAAACAATACATCACCGGAGAACATACAGTTTTCCTGCTTGCAGTAATAAACCAGACTACCGGGAGAATGACCCGGAACATGAATGGCTTCCAGAGTTAAACTGCCAAATGAAATAATGTCTCCATCGCATATGTATTTACCAAGTGGCACCGGCTCTTCCTTAAGCTCGAAGCCAAACATACGCGACTGTTTAGGTGCTTGTTCAAGCCAGAACTCATCTGCTTTGTTTGCTTCCGCTTTTATGCCGTATTCCTTTAGCATAAAAGGATTGCCGAATATATGATCCAAATGCAAATGAGTATTCAAAAGATGCTTTATTGTGAGTCCATTACTGTCGATATATTTTTTCAAAGCCATCTTTTCTTCCTCGTAGAAGCATCCCGGGTCAATCACAACTGCTTCGTTGCTATCATCACTCAGAACGTAACAGTTCACGGGAAACATATTGAATTCAAATCTCTTTATCTTCATAAAAGTAAATTCTTAAACTAATGGAACATAAACAACCTTCTTTGTTTCGAAGAATTCTTCCTCGAAGTAGTCGCTTATGCTATTAATAACTGTTTTATTTTTAAATGGCAATGTTTCGTGTTGAAGCTCACCACCTTTTAAACAAATAAGGCCATTTGGCAACGCATTGATTTGTTTCTTTGAAACATTCTTCTTAATGATATCAATTAAATCGGAAAGAGGCATTACGGCACGGCTAACTACAAAGTCGAACAATTGTTTTTCCTCTTGTGCACGGGCATGACGGAAGGTTACATTCGTCAGTCCTATGGCATTTGCCACCTCTGTTGCCACTCTCACTTTCTTTCCGATACTGTCTACAAGGTGAAACTTCGTATCCGGAAAAAGAATAGCCAGTGGAATACCAGGGAAACCTCCTCCGGTACCGAGATCCATTATTGAAGTTCCGGGCTTGAAATCGATAACCTTTGCAATAGCAAGAGAGTGGAGCACGTGATGCTCGTACAGGTTTTCTATATCTTTTCTGGAAATAACATTTATTTTGGCATTCCAGTCTATGTATAAATCATAAAGAGCTGCAAACTGACGGTGCTGCTCTTCGGTTAGGTTGGGGAAATATTTAAGAATAATCTCCATTTTCTTTAGTTCGTATTTATTATTCGTAATTTATAATGCTAATATAATCCGCTTGCAGGGTTTTCATCCTTCATCAGAGATTCTACGTCCGAAAACGAAATCTCTATTTTTGTTGGCCCCATTACATAAGGAGCAATCTCATAAATATTGTAATAGAAGGTGAATCCATCATCATTCAGATAGAAATTTTCTGTTGGTGAAAGCGGTTCAGTAATGAAATAACCAATCTCTTCCAGTTCGGCTTCCGAGGTTACTTTATTCTGTTTTTCGAGTTTGGAAAGCAGCAACTTGGTTAACTCTTTTTCGTACCCATCTTTGAAAAGATCTGCAAGACGAATTTGTTTGCCGGTTAGCAGGTCAAAGTTAATAAAGGTAGATGCATAGCTTCCGTGAGCACCTCCTGTATAATCGTAAGTATCAATCTGACAAACCAATACCCCATCTTCGTTAAATGAAAACTTACTCTTCAGGTCTTTGCTGTAATTATACCATCCGGCATTAAAGTCCTCCTCAGAGTTCTTCTTTTGATCTTCCAGATAGAACTGTTGCACATCATTCTTATATCCTTTTATATAAGCAATTTTATATGCTGCAACGGCAACCTTTGGATCCTGACCAACGTATTCGTTTCCAAAACAAACAGAAAGAAGCTTGTTATTAATACTATCCTGCAAAGTTTTATTTGATGCATTTTTAATATAAGCAAAACTAATATCAAGTGAACAACCGGGTTTTTTAGGATCATCGAATAGATGAGAAGTTTCTTTTAACAAAACACTGTCCGTTGTGAGTTTATCGGATTCTTTTTGCTTCTTTCCTCCACAGGAAGGAAATAATATTCCTGTCAATAAAAGTGCAGAAAGAATTATCTTTAAGTTTATTTTCATCTTACTATTATAGTTTATTGGGTTGTAAAACTATCCTTTTGTCACCGACAAATATAAAACTTATTAAGGAATAGAGCTAATAAATAAGGAAAATTAATTGCCAAAATCTCTATAATATTAATATATTTGCAGCCATAATGAAAGGATTGAAGTTCATAATAGCTTGTATTCTCTCTCTTACAATTGTTTATGTAGGAGCAGGGGCTAGCATGTCATTTTGCAGATGCGCCCATAACATGGCGTCAACATCCGAATCTTTGTGCAAATGTCATTGCAATGAACTTAAAGATAAAGCAGGACACAAGGCTTGCTGCATGAATAATGAGCATAAACAGCCCGGTAAATGTACATCTCAGAACAAAGGAAAATGCTGCAAGACTGTAATTTATAAAGTAGATTTGCAGAAAGATTCGCATTGTTTGGTGTTTCATATACCTGCTTATGCTATACTGTCCCAGCGCTCTCTTTTGTGTTACAATGATTTGCCTACAGCGATTCATGAAACAAACTTAAAAGCCGATCCGCCAGGTGCCTTCTCATCCAGGTTTTATCTAAACCTTTATTCAACTCTTCTTATTTAGTATCCGGTTTCTTCATGTTATCTTAGGGATTTCTTCCTTAAGTGTTCTGATTATGCAGTACACCTTTCTAGTGTATTGTGTAGAGTAAATTATAAAAAGGTGTACACCTTTTCTTTGAATACTGTACGTTGAAATTAGCAGATAACCTGATAAATTTATTAATGTTACGTTATATTTGTAGTTAATCGAATAGGCATATCAGGTTATTCCGTGTTTCTATATACTGAGTAGCCAAATAATGCTTATCGAACAAAGTTGAATAATGACAATTTACTTATGAAGAAGATAGAAAATAAAACATATCCGGTACTAAATATGCATTGTGCAGGTTGTGCAAGCAACGTTGAAAAAACTGTAAATGGCCTTCCAGGAGTTGAAAAAGGAGCAGTTAATCTGGCAGCAAATACCCTTTCCATAGAGTTCGATCGCCTAGTTTTATCACCCGAGTCTTTACAGAAAGCAATACAAGAGGCGGGGTACGACCTTATTATTGAGGAAGATAATGCACTGGAATTGCAGGAAGAAGAGCAAAGAAAAAGATATAATAGATTAAAGATAAAGACAATTGGGGCATGGGTTTTTGCTATCCCAATGATGTTAATCTCAATGGTGTTTATGCACATGCCGTATGCGCACCAAATAATGCTGATTCTGGCCCTGCCGGTTCTTCTATTGTTTGGTAACTCCTTTTATATAAATGCCTGGAAACAGCTGAAGATTGGCCGAAGCAATATGGATACACTGGTAGCACTGAGTACTTCCATTGCTTTTTCATTCAGTGTGTTTAATACTTTTTATCCCGAGTTCTGGACTTCGAGAGGCCTGGAAGCTCATGTATATTACGAAGCTGCAACGGTTATCGTTGCATTTGTGCTGCTGGGTAAACTTCTGGAAGAAAGAGCTAAGGGAAATACCTCATCGGCTATCAGGAAGCTGATGGGATTACAGCCGAAGACTGCTTCGGTAATAAGAGATGGTAAAGAACAAACATTGCTTATTTCTCAATTACAGGTAAATGATCTGGTTAGTGTTCACCCGGGAGAAAAAATACCCGTTGATGGAACTGTGAGTGAAGGCAGTTCTTTTGTGGACGAAAGCATGATTACCGGAGAACCTGTTGCCGCAGAGAAGAATGTTGGCGATATGGTTCTGGCTGGAACAATTAACCAGAAGGGTGCTTTTGTGATGAGAACCTCTAAAGTAGGAAAAGAAACATTGCTGGCTAATATAATCAGAATGGTACAAGAAGCTCAGGGAAGTAAGGCTCCCGTGCAAAAGATAGTCGATCGCATTACCGGAATATTTGTACCTGTAGTGCTTGGCTTGTCTGTTATAACGTTCATTGTATGGATGCTTTTCGGAGGAATAAATATGTTCTCTTACGCATTGTTATCGGCAGTATCGGTACTTGTTATTGCATGCCCATGCGCGCTGGGACTTGCTACTCCAACTGCACTTATGGTGGGCATAGGTAAAGGCGCCTCTAACCATATTCTTATTAAAGATGCTTTGGCTCTGGAACAGATGAGAAAGGTAAACACGGTAGTGCTGGATAAAACCGGAACATTAACCGAAGGACATCCTACAGTTTCTCAGTGGTTCTGGGAAAATGGAGAAGAACCTCAGGCTAAGGAAATTCTTCTGGCTGCCGAGTTAAAGTCGGAACATCCATTGGCAGATGCTATTGTGAACGAACTTCAGTCACAAGGCATTACACCAACAGCTTTATCATCTTTCGAAAGTATTACTGGGAAAGGTATAAAAGTGGTTTATCAGGGCGAAACATACTGGGCCGGGAACCAGAGATTATTAAATGACTTTGGAGCTGTAGTATCTGTCTATTTGAAAGGTATGATAGAAAAATCTCAGAACGAAGGTAAAAGTATTGTTTTCTTTGGGCAAAATAAGAGCCTTTTATCGATTATTGCAATCAGCGATAAAGTAAAACCGTCATCAAAAGAAGCGATTAAGATGCTGCGTAATTTGGGAATAAGAGTCTGCATGCTCACCGGTGATGGAGAAGCCACAGCCTCTTCTGTAGCATCGGAACTAGGCATCGGACATTACAAAGCCGAAGCATTGCCAAGTGATAAAGAAGACTTTGTGAAAGAACTTCAGAACGAGGGTAGTGTAGTAGCAATGGTTGGCGACGGAATCAATGATTCTCAGGCACTGGCGCGTGCAGATGTAAGCATTGCTATGGGAAAGGGTACGGATATTGCTATGGATGTGGCCATGATTACGTTAATGACATCTGATCTGCAGCTATTGTCGAAAGCCATTAAGCTGTCCAGACAAACAGTGAAGCTTATTCATCAAAACCTTTTCTGGGCATTCATTTATAATCTGATAGGTATACCTATTGCTGCGGGATTGCTCTTTCCACTTAATGGTCTGCTTCTCAATCCGATGATTGCAAGCGCAGCCATGGCATTTAGTTCCGTATCGGTTGTAATGAACAGCTTGAGTTTGAATTGGAGAAAGTTAACAATTGAAGCATAATTACTAATAATTTATCCTTTATTGGAAAAAGATAAATAAATATCTTGTTCTAATAAAGGATAAATACTGTTCTACAAATTATATAAAAGCAAAAACTCTAGAGACTTTCTGCTACATTCCTTATTTCTTCAGAAATAATAAGCAATCCTTGCTTTAATTGAATTAACTCTTCGTTGGATAATTTGTATTTTGTTTTTCTTCGTGCATCATCATTTTCTCTAATTTTATTATTTAGCCAACTTCTGCTTTTTCCAAAGAAACGATTGGCTAAATAACTAATTGAAATATAATGTATTTTATCTAACTTTATTTCTAAATCAGTATCTGAATCTCTCTGTGCTTTTTTTATTTCTATTCCGTTAATGCCACGAAATGATAGTTTGCACTTAGCATCC is part of the uncultured Bacteroides sp. genome and encodes:
- the rsmG gene encoding 16S rRNA (guanine(527)-N(7))-methyltransferase RsmG → MEIILKYFPNLTEEQHRQFAALYDLYIDWNAKINVISRKDIENLYEHHVLHSLAIAKVIDFKPGTSIMDLGTGGGFPGIPLAILFPDTKFHLVDSIGKKVRVATEVANAIGLTNVTFRHARAQEEKQLFDFVVSRAVMPLSDLIDIIKKNVSKKQINALPNGLICLKGGELQHETLPFKNKTVINSISDYFEEEFFETKKVVYVPLV
- a CDS encoding DUF3298 domain-containing protein, translated to MKINLKIILSALLLTGILFPSCGGKKQKESDKLTTDSVLLKETSHLFDDPKKPGCSLDISFAYIKNASNKTLQDSINNKLLSVCFGNEYVGQDPKVAVAAYKIAYIKGYKNDVQQFYLEDQKKNSEEDFNAGWYNYSKDLKSKFSFNEDGVLVCQIDTYDYTGGAHGSYASTFINFDLLTGKQIRLADLFKDGYEKELTKLLLSKLEKQNKVTSEAELEEIGYFITEPLSPTENFYLNDDGFTFYYNIYEIAPYVMGPTKIEISFSDVESLMKDENPASGLY
- a CDS encoding heavy metal translocating P-type ATPase; its protein translation is MKKIENKTYPVLNMHCAGCASNVEKTVNGLPGVEKGAVNLAANTLSIEFDRLVLSPESLQKAIQEAGYDLIIEEDNALELQEEEQRKRYNRLKIKTIGAWVFAIPMMLISMVFMHMPYAHQIMLILALPVLLLFGNSFYINAWKQLKIGRSNMDTLVALSTSIAFSFSVFNTFYPEFWTSRGLEAHVYYEAATVIVAFVLLGKLLEERAKGNTSSAIRKLMGLQPKTASVIRDGKEQTLLISQLQVNDLVSVHPGEKIPVDGTVSEGSSFVDESMITGEPVAAEKNVGDMVLAGTINQKGAFVMRTSKVGKETLLANIIRMVQEAQGSKAPVQKIVDRITGIFVPVVLGLSVITFIVWMLFGGINMFSYALLSAVSVLVIACPCALGLATPTALMVGIGKGASNHILIKDALALEQMRKVNTVVLDKTGTLTEGHPTVSQWFWENGEEPQAKEILLAAELKSEHPLADAIVNELQSQGITPTALSSFESITGKGIKVVYQGETYWAGNQRLLNDFGAVVSVYLKGMIEKSQNEGKSIVFFGQNKSLLSIIAISDKVKPSSKEAIKMLRNLGIRVCMLTGDGEATASSVASELGIGHYKAEALPSDKEDFVKELQNEGSVVAMVGDGINDSQALARADVSIAMGKGTDIAMDVAMITLMTSDLQLLSKAIKLSRQTVKLIHQNLFWAFIYNLIGIPIAAGLLFPLNGLLLNPMIASAAMAFSSVSVVMNSLSLNWRKLTIEA